The DNA region GGGCATGTTTGTACAGGGAACGGGGCTGGGCCAGCTTGTGAGTTGACTCTCCCAGCTTATGCTCCTTCCCCTCCGCCTGCAGGCCACACTCAGACTCCTTAGAGGAGGAGGGCCTGATTCTGCTGGGGCCACCGGCCTCCtggacaggagacagcaggggctTGAGGATCCTGCTGTTGGGCCCTGCGCTGCTGGAGGCCCCGGACAACCCCTGGTTCTCTGCCCCCCTGCGGAGTGAGTTGTCTGGAGACAGCTCTAGGGTGAGAGGGGTGCTGCGGCAGCTCTCACCAGTGTTGTAGGCGCTGGAGCTGTCCTTGTCTGACTTCTCGGGCAGCTCTGTGATGTCGGAGAGCTCATGGCGGCGCGCGTCGATGCTGGTGTTGTAGTTGTGGAAGCCGCTGTTGTGCAGCATCCAGGACTCGCGGTACTGCTCCCTCAGCTGCTGCATCTTGTGGGCCCGGACGATGTTGAGGCACTCCAGCTCGATGCTGCGCAGCTCCTCGTTCAGCAGCTCCAGCTCCTTGTCCACCCCCTCCTCGGCCCCTCCAGCCCCGGCACTCTGGCAGTACAGGTCCTGGGGGCCCCCCACGCTCCTCACCTGGCACTTCAGCTCCAGGAGCTCTCGGAAGCGCTCACACTCGTCAGCGGGGATGCCCAGGAAGTCAGCGTGGTCGTAGTCTGCTGAGATGAATGACTCACTGCTGAAGGGTAGGTCAACGCTTCCCAGGGTGTCCTGGCTATAGGCCAGCTTCTGGTGGCTGCAGCTGCCCAGCGTGTTGGAGGCCGTGGTCTGGTCGTCCCCCAGGTTCTCCTGCTCAGAGCTCTCGTCATTGCGCGTGCTCTCGTCGGTGCGGCCCACCCCGCTGTCTTTCTCGTGGTGGTTGGACAACAGGGTGGCTGTGTCAGTCGTTCCACCATCTTCCTCAAGCTTCTTCTGCAACACCAGACAATAGGATTAATAATTGAATCACCTTCTAACATTATTAGATGTGTTTCCTCTGCAGTTATCACTGACTACAGTATGTGAACCTACCCACTTCAGTACTACTACATTTCGGTATGTAGAGTACTATGGGCCATTAGGCCAACTGAACATATGCTACTCTGTTTGGAATTGGCTCATCGTCAGTAACATGCAGGTGAGCATATGTGACTCTGTGATTGATTGTTGACTcatgctgtgtgtatgtatgtgtatacagtTCTGAGTGGTTCTATGCTGGCTGCTGTACACTACCTGCTGCAGCATGCTGGCGGTGAACTGCATGGCCTGATGGTGCTGCTGCTCCAGCATGTCCATGTGGAGGTCATCCAGGAAGTCATTCCTGTCATCATCCATCCAGCCCTCATCCAGCTGGGACACCGGggtaggagagaggaagaaagagggaggaggactTCAGTCTCTGCCAATTAAGGCTACAGTACAACTTAGGAAACAGACaactacaataccagtcaaaagtttggacacacttactcattcaagggtttttctttattttataatagtgaagacatcaaaactatgaaataacacatttggaatcaaatagccaccctttgcctcgatgacagctttgcacacgcttggcattctctcaaccagcttcatgagatagtcacctggaatgcatttcaattaacgggtgtgccttcttaaaagttaatttgtggaatttctttccttcttaatgcgtttgagccaatcagttgtgttgtgacaaggtaggggggtatacagaagacagccctatttggtaaaagaccaagtccatattatggcaagaacagctcaaataagcaaagagaaacaacagtccatcattactttaagacacgaaggtcagtcaatacggaacatttcaagaactttgaacgtttcttcaagtgcagtcgcaaaaaccatctagcgctatgatgaaactggctctcatgaggaccgccacaggaatggaagacccagagttacctcttctgcagaggataagtttagagattagagttaccagcctcagaaattgcagcccaataaatgcttcacagagttcaagtaacagacaaatctcaacatcaactgttcagaggagacagtgtaaatcaggccttcatggtcgaatattcactttaataatgtttatatgtcttgcactactcatcttatatgtatatactgcattctattctataatattctactgtatcttagtccatgccgctctgtcattgcttgtccatatatgtatatattcttaaatcccattcctttctagttttgtgtgttttaggtatatgttgtgaaattgttagatattacttgttagatattactgcactgtcggagctagaagcacaagaatttcgctacacccgctataacatctgctaaacacgtgtatgtgacaaatcatcaaaattgtattttattttatttgaatagctgcaaagaaaccactactaaaggacaccaataataagaagagacttgcttgagccaagaaacacgagcaatggacattagactggtggaaatgtgtcctttggtctggagtccaaattggtaatttttggttccaactgccgtgtctttgtgagacgcggtgtggttgaacggatgatctccgcatgtgtgtttcccaccgtaaagcatgtagtaggaggtgttatggtgtgggggtgctttgctgctgacaTTGTCAGTGATTTatgtagaattcaaggcacacttaaccagcatggctaccacagcattctgcagtgatacgccatcccatctggtttgggcttagtgggactatcatttgtttttcaacaggacaatgacctaacacacctccaggctgtgtaagggctattttaccaagaaggagtgtgatggagtgctgcatcagatgacctggcctccacaatcccccgacctccacccaattgagatggtttgggatgagtcagactgcagagtgaaggaaaagcagccaacaagtgctcagcatatgtgggaactccttcaagactgttggaaaagcgttccaggtgaagctggttgagagaatgccaagagtgtgcaaagttgtcatcaaggcaaagggtggctatttgaagaatctcaactataaaatatatttggatttgtttaacacttttttgcttactacacgattccatatgtgttatttcatagttttgatgtcttcactattattctacaatgtagaaaatagtaaaaataaagaaaaaatcttgaatgagtaggtgtgtccaaaatgttgactggtactgtatagacaGTCTatgcatcagtggaggctcctcagaggaggaagggaaggaccatcctcctcagtgaatttcataaaaataaaaatggtaaaacattgaaaaagttattatttttagataaatatatttacatgtccccaaataatttattaaaacacactgttttgcaatgacgtcctacagtagcctcaacagcactctgtagggtagcaccatggtgtagccggaggacagctagcttccgccctcctcttggtacattgacttcaatacaaaacctaggaggctcttggttctcatccccttccatagacttacacagtaattatgacaacttccggaggacgtcctccaacctatcagagctcttgcagcatgaactgacatgttgtccacccaatcaaaggatcagataattaatctagtactgtaagcataagctacagctagctagcactgcagtgcataaaatgtggtgtgtTGTTGATTCAAAGAgatagaaagacaatagttgaatagttttcaacaaattaatttcttcaaaaatgaaggagaagcaagagcgagagagtcattttctttcactttcagtttcacttacttagctagcaaatgcagctggctagtttagttactcaaacacccggctcaaacagagggatgctatgttagatagctggctatgactatccaacacaacactggaactcttccaagtcaaggtaagcttttggttttattaatttattgccaccggggcccgccagtctaactgcttactgactatacactgtaacgttactgcatgattgtagcgggtttactaaagcattagttctattagctatgttgactaggacgttactttagctaatatggggacgatgtaggctgtgtgtagcggttatgacatggtttggcttggaaaggttttttcgcctggtcacatacagctgatgtgttgttcattaaAGTCCACAAACAAAGGGAaaaagtgagaggaggagagtgcatagaggctagaatgaatacaacgtggctgctatgaaagtgaactctgtttatgtgtgatcaggggtgtattcattccgccgattctgttgaaaaagtttcttaaacggaagcaagcgaaacagggataaaaatacctgaatttgtccaatagaaactgttggactaatgattacaccctagataagctggATGCAGGCatgagtgtgcaaggcggtattgaatgtgtcactgtctgtccatgtgtcactgtctgtcatctcaaattTTTATCTCGACCTGTGTGTACCTctgttgtaaactttaattcataggctaggttgtagcaacctcatgatgggtatagggaaaatttgagtatcatgtagtagcctaaacctatcgatgttacattgaactgggtgaatggaatatgaatgacagtcatccaacatgctgtaatagaaagaaggccatgctcatgaaaaaaaaaaaggtcctccctcatcataaacggcactgaccgccactgctaTGCATGCCTAGTACTATAAAGGATTCTAGGAGGTGGGTGGTGAGTTTACCTGGATCTCCGGTCTGGCCACCAGTAGACACACATTCTGATTCTCCTCACTGGTCAACAGAGCCACAGCATCCTCCCGGTTCTGGATCTCAATCCCGTTGATCTGCAGAGAGCAGAAGGAATGGAATTAGAGACGGGCTCGGAACCGGTAATGCATTCATTGAAAGTATTGAGAGTGTTCTTTATCCTTACCTGGATAATtctatctccctctctgatccTGCCATCCTTTGCAGCGATGCTGTTTGGGTCAATCTAAAGAAAGAGAGAACAGGAGAAGATTTTTCATTTCAAGCAGACCTTTGGTCCGAGAAAACGGAAAACATTTCTGTTTAGAAGTAAATGCAATTCTTATCTGCAGGTTTTGATATTCCTAATTTAGAAGTGTGCCGTCTGTTACCATGGTGACCATAAGATGATAAATGAAGTTCTATACATCCATTATCCCGTTCTTTACACCCTGACAACAACATTTGGCTGTTGTTGAAAGTTGACCACATACTTCACTGACGTAGATTCCAGTCTCGTCCTCATCATCAGTCCTGTAGCAGACAGTCAACCCAAGCTTGTCCTGGATGTTATCTCTGTACAAATCCACTTCCTGCAACAAGGCAAAAACACAAAATTAAACatcacagatctctctctctcaatgtgtgGAGTGGAGTTCCATGGTTGCTGTTGTTTTCTTAAGACACACCCAGCAGTATATTGAGTTCAATCTAAGTCCATACACACACAATGATCCATTAATCACAATAATGACTCCAGTAATTGGGTGCAGCCTATGCCCTGTAACTTTTCTAGGGGACAGTGACAGGATGAGGGATGATCCACTGGCTTGCAGCTAAGCAGTGTCCCGTTTGTCACTAGTCAACACCTGTAATCTGTGAGATACCGACCCTGATACTATACCTCGGGgccaggggtggagagagggttaACCCCCCAACGCAACTGTTCTCTACCACGGCAGCTGACTACTGAAATCTCCTCTAATCTCCAAAACAGAACACTCAGAATACACTGGGGTTTCAGACAGGGTTTAAAAATAGAGGTATTTTCATAAACACATAAACAAAGAGTAAAGTGTACAAAATATGAGATCTAATTTTCACACGAGACAGTATAATATGTAATTGACTACCGTGGCTTTCGCTTTACCGTGCCGTTACAGTACAATACCCCTTTAAAAAAGGCCCTGACCTTTTGTCTGAATTGATAGCCAGACTAATTCACGCTTTTGTTGTGGACCTACATCATAAGCCGTTTAAATGTTGCATAACATCATTATGCACATGTTTTAACACAAGCATTTCAGTGTAAGTGTCTATGAATACTGGGGCAGGGAAGACTGAGACAGGACCCCTTCATTACAACTCAGAGAGTATCAACAGAGGCATCTTATTGGACTGCAGCAGAAAGGATGCTAGGAAGAACATCAGTGGGATGGTGGTGGTGAGCTAAGATCATCACATATTGTCCACTGTATTACGATCAGTGGCTCTGAGCTAGAGGGCTTCATCAGATCGACCTTGGATCTAGGACAAGGTAGTCTGTATACTGTGCATCTGCGTTTGGCTTGGACAGCTTGAACTCTCCGGCTTCATGTTGGCGATAGGTTATTAATGCACTGCAGTGgttgggaggggaggagggaaagagggggagcaCCCTGAGACCTTGGAGTCTCTATCTCCCGTCTACATCCTTCCTCATCAGGGCCCCATCACGCCATTGTTAATGTGCATCATCAAATCCAT from Coregonus clupeaformis isolate EN_2021a chromosome 12, ASM2061545v1, whole genome shotgun sequence includes:
- the LOC121578279 gene encoding E3 ubiquitin-protein ligase PDZRN3-B-like isoform X2 — protein: MGCSLCTLQKPEEQYKLLYEVCQVNGKDLSKATHDQAVEAFRTAKEPIMVQVLRRAPRPKPSSPASDTQVVDISTQTDITFQHILALTKLPAAAPTVAVLEQYLMPEEHSPRHEYFDPNDFLEGMQQEIEREELEYEEVDLYRDNIQDKLGLTVCYRTDDEDETGIYVSEIDPNSIAAKDGRIREGDRIIQINGIEIQNREDAVALLTSEENQNVCLLVARPEIQLDEGWMDDDRNDFLDDLHMDMLEQQHHQAMQFTASMLQQKKLEEDGGTTDTATLLSNHHEKDSGVGRTDESTRNDESSEQENLGDDQTTASNTLGSCSHQKLAYSQDTLGSVDLPFSSESFISADYDHADFLGIPADECERFRELLELKCQVRSVGGPQDLYCQSAGAGGAEEGVDKELELLNEELRSIELECLNIVRAHKMQQLREQYRESWMLHNSGFHNYNTSIDARRHELSDITELPEKSDKDSSSAYNTGESCRSTPLTLELSPDNSLRRGAENQGLSGASSSAGPNSRILKPLLSPVQEAGGPSRIRPSSSKESECGLQAEGKEHKLGESTHKLAQPRSLYKHAHIPAHAQHYQSYMQLIQQKSAVEYAQSQMSLVSLISRGDAVNPGEMLDPKMEWKVKIRSDGTRYITKRPVRDKLLKERALRIHEERSGMTTDDDAISELKMGRYWSKGERKQHAVRAKEQRQRREFMKQSRADCLKEQASLDDDKKEPNIIELSHKKMMKKRNKKIFDNWMTIQELLTHGAKSPDGTRVYNSLLSVTTV
- the LOC121578279 gene encoding E3 ubiquitin-protein ligase PDZRN3-B-like isoform X3, coding for MLVNGKDLSKATHDQAVEAFRTAKEPIMVQVLRRAPRPKPSSPASDTQVVDISTQTDITFQHILALTKLPAAAPTVAVLEQYLMPEEHSPRHEYFDPNDFLEGMQQEIEREELEYEEVDLYRDNIQDKLGLTVCYRTDDEDETGIYVSEIDPNSIAAKDGRIREGDRIIQINGIEIQNREDAVALLTSEENQNVCLLVARPEIQLDEGWMDDDRNDFLDDLHMDMLEQQHHQAMQFTASMLQQKKLEEDGGTTDTATLLSNHHEKDSGVGRTDESTRNDESSEQENLGDDQTTASNTLGSCSHQKLAYSQDTLGSVDLPFSSESFISADYDHADFLGIPADECERFRELLELKCQVRSVGGPQDLYCQSAGAGGAEEGVDKELELLNEELRSIELECLNIVRAHKMQQLREQYRESWMLHNSGFHNYNTSIDARRHELSDITELPEKSDKDSSSAYNTGESCRSTPLTLELSPDNSLRRGAENQGLSGASSSAGPNSRILKPLLSPVQEAGGPSRIRPSSSKESECGLQAEGKEHKLGESTHKLAQPRSLYKHAHIPAHAQHYQSYMQLIQQKSAVEYAQSQMSLVSLISRGDAVNPGEMLDPKMEWKVKIRSDGTRYITKRPVRDKLLKERALRIHEERSGMTTDDDAISELKMGRYWSKGERKQHAVRAKEQRQRREFMKQSRADCLKEQASLDDDKKEPNIIELSHKKMMKKRNKKIFDNWMTIQELLTHGAKSPDGTRVYNSLLSVTTV